The sequence CTGGTGGGCATCGGCGTAAACGTTGAAAGGCCCGATTCTGGCGTCCCAGACCACCTGCAAGGAAGCGCGGTCTGGCTTTCGGAGCTCGGCGCCGCCAGCCCGACCGAGCTGCTTACAGGGGTGCTGGGCTCCTTCGTCGTATGGTATCAGAGGTTGAAGTGTGGCGATTTTGCAGCGATGGTCGAAAGTTACAACCGACGGGGGCTTCTGGTGGGGAGGCACGTGGAGGTCAAGTCAGCAAACCAGGTTGTCGCCGGCCGGTGCAGGGGTGTCAATGCGCAGTGCGCATTGGTCATCGAGCAGGCTCGCGGCTTCACAACGGCAATAGCAGAGGGAGAAGTATGCTCCTGGTCATAGATGTGGGCAACACGCAGACAGTTTTAGGGCTGTTTGAGGGAGAGACCCTGTCCCACCACTGGCGCCTCGCGACGGACATCCGCAAGACGAAGGATGAGTACTCGCTCCTTGTGAGCTCCCTGCTAGCAAGCGCTGGACTCGCTCCTGGGGACGTGGATGGAGTTGGCGTTTGTTCCGTTGTTCCGCCTCTTTCTCACGTATTTCTAGAGATGGCAGAGAGCTTGTTCGGCGTAAAGGCGATGCTCGTCGGCCCCGGCGTCAAGACTGGCATGCCGATACTCTACGAGAATCCAGCAGAGGTCGGCTCAGACAGGATCGCCAACGCCCTTGCCGCCTACTATGAGACACGCGGCCCGGTCATCATCGTTGATTTCGGCACTGCAACGACGTTCTGCGTGGTGTCAGAGAAGGGCGAGTACCTTGGCGGGAGCATAGTCCCGGGGGTCGGGATAAGCGCTGATGCTCTCTTCGCAAGGACCGCGAAGCTGCCTCGGGTAGCGGTTACGAGGCCAGCCACAGTGGTCGGCAGAACGACAGAAGCCAGCATCCAATCTGGCCTCTTTTTCGGCTATCTGTGCATTGTCGAGGGGATGATAGCACGGATCGTGTCAGAGATGCAGTTTGGGAGCAAACCCAAGGTCTTGGCGACGGGCGGGCTGGCGGAGCTGTTCGCAGGTGAGACCGAGACCATAGATGTGGTTGACCCATATCTCACCCTGAAGGGCGTGCGGATAATCTATGAGAAGAACGCGAAGAGGCCAGGACGAATACCTCCAAAGGGTTGAGGACTACATAGTCCAGGTGAGGCTTTCGCCGATGCTGCTCTCCCCGAAGGAGTGGACGGTCGCCGAGCAGTGGAAGCGCGACGAAATCCCACTGATGGTCGTGTTCCGCGGGATCGACAGGGCGATGCGGAGCCTGATTGCGAGAAGGCATGAGTTCAGCAAGCTTCGGATGACGCTCTCCTACTGCGACAAGCCGGTCCGCGCAGCCTTCCAGTCATATCTTTCGGCGCAGAGTCTCTTCCCCGCTGAAGGGGAGGACCGCGCGCCCATCGGGGCTGAAGCGAGGCCAGAGGATTCTGATGTTTACTACGTGCTGAACCGCTTAACCACGCTCGCCAAGATGGTTGAGGCGCTATCCGAAAGGCCGGAGTTCGTCGCTCGCAGGGATAGTATCGCGCAAATGGCTCAGAAGCTGAGTGCGCTCGCCGAGGAAACAAGAAAGAGCAGGGCCGGCCAATGGCTGGAGCGAGTTCAGACTCGCTTGGTCAAGCTGGACAGGGAGCTTCTAAGGACAGCAAGAGGTTGTCTCTCGCCCGGACGGAGGGTGCAGCTTGCTGCTCAGGCTAAAAAGAGGGCCAGGCAGACGAAAGCACCGCAGGATAGGTCCTTGATTGAGTACCTGATGGACGGGGCGGTTCGAGAGGAGTTCGGACTTCCTGTCATAGGCCTCTTCGACATCTGACGTTCCACCTCGATGAACACGGACATCTGCCAGCCGGCCGCGACCACCGATTCTGCTCCGTTAATGGCCGGCGTCCCAACGGGCGCCCTGACGCTCGAGCTCGTAGCCTTCGACAAGTCGGGCGACGGGAGCGCCAGGTATCCATACTTCACCGTGAGGTAAGCTGTTGATGCCGGGACCCTGTAACGTATAATGCTCGGCAAGATCGATAATTCATACACGAGTGCATTGCTTTTCCGGCGTGATACTTGCAGGTCACGCTGGCAATAATGAGGAGAACATAGGATGAACAGAATAGTCTTGTTAGTAGCGATTTTTTGCTTGGCAACGGGCTTGCAGCTCGCCAGCCAGGCGGGGCCGTATTCGGTTCCGGTCCAGCCGCTTCCAGGCATGGTTGTGGCGCCTGACGCAGAACATCAGAGCGGGGAGAGGACGTCCCATAATGGCGTATTGGTTGCGCTTGACGGGCAGGGCGACCACCTGCGGGACCTCACCTCCAGGGCGGCCATTTCACCATCAGCCGAGGAGGCGCTCGAGACCGTTCCCGAATGGCTCAAGATGGACCTTTACGATATGTTCACGCGGATGTCGCAGAGCGATCAGGAGGATTACGGACAGCTGCTGCTCTCGATATCCGATCTGCGCCTCATCGACGAGGTGGCCTTCACGATTGCCCACTCGTCAAAGAGCGTCCTGAGCCAAACGGACCCGGAGCTTTATCTCCGCAACGCAGAGCTTCTGTATCAGATCGATCCGGAGATACCCTACGCTGACATTGTGGATTACGGCCAGGCTGGCGTGGACCCCGATTTTTACTCCACGGTTCGATACTGGACGATCAGGGACGGCGAGATGGGCCAGTTCGAGCTTCCACTTTCCACCTATTACTGGTTTGTGGTGCATCCCAAGCTCGGCAAAGAGGACCCATCGATGAGTCCCCAGCCCAGGGAGGATGCGAACACTTATGGCTACTTCTGGCGCGAATACCTCTTCTACAACCCGTCGGATGAGTATGACTACACCCTCAACTACATGACCAGAGAGCCCAACAGGATAGACGATTCTGACGTTGACGGCTGGGGACCTACCGCGGCCGGCTACCTCGTTGACGGCTCAAAGAAGTGCCCTGACGGCGCGATAGTCGGGGGGCCTGGCACTGAGAGGCCCGTGCTTGTGGAGTTCATCTGGGGACAGGCTCGGGTAATCATCACAACGCTGGAGGTCGAGCGGGGCCACGCTACGGGCAAGGAGGAGATGCTGGAGAACCTGACGATGCGTTCAAACGGCCAGTGGGACGACCTCCTTCTGAGGCAAGGGATCGATCCGGATTACTACGACCAGGTGGCTATCGTAGATGGCTCGGGCAACTGGGATATTCTGTCCCCAATTCAGGAGGTTCTGGATGACAACGGGATACAAAATTGGGTAGTCTCCGCTGAGGAGATGCTGAATCCAGGCCAATGGGGATACTTCTCCAAGGTGATCATCCCCTCACACCAGAGCAGGGCGTTTTACGAAACGGTTGCCAGCGCCGAGTTCATGGACAAGTTCGAATCGTGGGTGGATGACTTCCGAGGCACGTTGGAGTTCCACGGAGCTTGCGATCCCGGAGATTCGTGGGCGGACCTTGAGCTCTTCAAGCTCGGTTACGTGGCGGAGGAGCTCGACGATGTGGCGCTCTACGGCTTCCCCGTCCTTAGAGAGGTGATAGGCAACGCTAGTTACCTCTGGGATGACAGCGTCGTGAACGCCTCGCTGCCTGGTTCAAGGCCGTTTGAGCCCAACTCGATGGCTGTTGATGTTATCTCCAACTGGACATCAAGAATGATCAACTTCCGCGCAAGAGGCAGCCGGCCCAGTCAGCCCAACCAGATTTGCTTTGAGCACGACGGCAACTGCGGCGAGATACGCTACCTGCTCAACGCCGCAGCCAGAACCTGCCTCTTGCCTACGGCGGGCGTCTGCAACAAGTCGTGGGACCACGTAACGTGCGAGTTCTGGGAGCAGGACTGGTATGGCTACCAGGTCGGCTTCAACGTCGGGAGCGCCATGATAGCGGACCAAAAGGTGCTTAACGACAAGGACTACGGAGGAACCAGGGACTTGTCCGCCATTGAGCAGGACCGAGGCGACAGCTTTCCCGTGAATGCGACGGCAAGATACAGCAAATCCTGCCGCTTCCACGCGAAAGTTCAGGACGTTCGAGGCAATCCAATTGACTGTGCGGAGGTTCGGCCGTGGGTTCGCTGGAAGAACCAGCCCAGCGAGCCGCTGGACAGCCCTCTGTGCGCTTACACTGATTCGTCGGGCGAGGTGGTCTTGGACCTCGGCGACCACCGCGACTACTGGTTCAACGTCGAGAGCAGGGCGGGGGATGCGCCAAAAGAGCAGCTCTTGACGGATACTCAGGAGGGCATGGACTACGATCATACCTGGACAATCGAGGAGGGAATCGTCCCCCAGCTGCCTGAGATCGAGCCGATAGAGTTCCCATCAGCTCCGCAGCACCCATACAAGCTGCATATCTCATTCAGAGCTGATTATGAGACCCTGTATAGCGTGAGTGCGCTGACTTTCGCGGAGAAGAAGGAGGAGACGGCCAACGTCGATTTCTTCATCTTGAACGCCGACAACTTCAGGAAGTATAGCGATGGCAAGCCATTCTCTGCATATCAATGGCGAGAAGATTACAGGTCCGATGAGTTTGAGGTCGAGATTCCGGATAGTGAGATTTACTACCTCGTTTTCTCGAACGAAGATACCCTTCTCGCCAAACAATTCGTAACGATAGCCGTCTCGGTATCTGAACGCGATGGCGAAGCCTGGACTCCCATTGAAAGTTACTCGAACTTCGTCGGGATACCGGCGCAAGATGCCTACGTCATTATGTTCAACAACCTTGTCGCACCGAGCGTCTATGCAGCGGGATTCTTCGCTGCTGAGGTGGACTCGTCGGGTAGTTTTGAGTTCGGCGTTCAGGCGTTCGTGCTTGACGACGACGGCTTGCACGACGTGCGGGACGTCGAGCTCTGCTATGGCGGCGTGCCGCTCGGCAAGTTTCTTAGGGACAACGGTAGATACGGCGACGCTCTCGCCGGCGACGGCATATTCACGTTTTCCGAGAGGTTCATGCCCGGTACGCTCTATCCGGGCGTCTATAAGCTCGAGATCGTAGCGACCGACATGGCCGGCGGCAAGAGCATCTCGTGGCCTTATCTGAACGCTCTCTCTACTCCGCTGCGCCTCAGCAGCCCAACCTGCTGCATGAACACGGACATCTGGCAGCCGGCCGCGACCGCCGATAACGCCCCGGTGATACTTGGCGGCGGCTTCTTTGGCAGAGAATGTTTTCAGCCGGGGGACGTGGTGCGCCTCGTGGTCTATGCTGACGATCCTGACGGCCTGTCTGACATCGAGCGAGTCGAGCTCTTCCTCGAGGGCGGCGTCGCAACGGGCCTTTCGTTGCACGACGACGGTGCCGATGGCGACGACCACGCCGGCGACGGCATATACACCTTCCAGACGCTCATGCCAGCAGGTATCCCGGCAGGGAATATGACGCTCGAGGTCGTAGCCTTTGACAACTCCGGCAACTCCAGCGCCAGGTACCCATACTTCACGGTGAGGTAGCCTGCTCGCGGGCGATATTCTCCAATGCCCGGAGTTCTTTGGGCCTCTCCCGAGCACCTGCACCTCGGCCGGCGTGTCCTTGTATGGCCTAGCCGATAACGGTCCTGATTCCGGGCACCATTGATCCTCTCACCGAGCGCTGTGGACACATCGGCGGTGAGGCTTCCTTTGGGTAAGGAAATCCAGATCAGTATCAGCCAGATAAGACGGCGACGGCTGAGCGCCTTTCCGCCATGTCTGTCTTCACTCGCTCAACTCCGGAGGTCTCTCGTAGGGGAGAAACTTGTAACTGATCAACTCGCTCGCCAGATGTTCAAGGTCCGGAAAGAGCTGATCTTCAGTTATCCGTAACAGATCCAAGGACTGCTTCAAGCCCTCCTTCGCAGATGATGGAATATTTATCCGTGCCAGGAACTTCCCTGCATCATCGAACTCATTTAGCGGCTGTGATGCTCCGTGGATTGTGAATTCCGATCGCTGGACCATCTGCCGCAAGTCAAAATGCCTAGTGAGTATTGCGAGAGTCTTCTCTGAATCTGCTAGTTTCTGACGAGTGAAGGCTGCCTTTAATACCGGAAGCACCATGCTGTCGTTTTCCGCAAAAAGAATTCTGTTGACTTGACTCATATTCAAACGGGGAGCCATCAAGGCCCACAGTGTTCCATCGCTGTCGGAGTATTCGTTAACCGCGAAAAACAACCCTATGAGAGGAGACTCTGTCCAATCCAGGAGGCGCGTTGGGAGGCGATAATGCCGCATAAGGTAAAGCCAGCCGGCATCGTCCTCAAAGTCAGGCACGCTTGTGTGGCGAATTCGCGCCCGCGAGCGGAATCTATTAGTCATGTTACGTTCATCAACGGCCCTGCTGTCGCGGTGCAGGGAGGCTGTAAGGCCCCATTGCCGATCTGCATGCCCTCGCCACCATGCCCTATCGTCTTCAAACGAATGGGTTACTGAAACGACGGCATCGAAGAATTGAGCAATGTTTTCTACGGTAACAGTCCTAATGGCTTCTTTCATTTCCGTCCTCCACAGCTTTCGAAAGCAGAACCCTGTTATCCAGACCTCTGTAAAATGTCATTTGTGGTCCTAGCCATTGCCATCATCATAATGACTGTTCAGCCTATCGTTGACGAAATCCGTGTTTCCACCTCTTCGACAGCTGCATATTAGGGTATCGGTTCGCGTCCATCAATCTTCGCGAATCGCAGCTTCCCAGAATCGCGCCGTCCGAACCAAAGCGAGGCGAAGGCCGAAGTCGGTGGTTTGTGGGGGCCTGTATCTTCGGAAAGGCGGCTATATGGTGGTGGGCGATACTGGATTTGAACCAGTGACCCCCGCCGTGTGAAGGCGGTGCTCTACCCCTGAGCCAATCGCCCACCAAAACCAAGTCTAATATATCAAACAGTTACAAGAGTCAAAACCCAAACCTTCCGGCCCGCCCAAGTGGATTGCTGATGCCATCGTCCGGGGCGATTCTGACCGTTGTCTGGAGATAAAAACACAACATAGTGGGGTGTTCGGATCTGGGCACAACATATCGCCGTATTCGGCCTCTCTTCGATCATAAGAATTGAGCCACGCGAAGTCAGGGATGTGTTGGGCTGGATAGTGCTCTATATGACACGTTTCGGGCGAGGCGTGCCGGTGTTGGTGTGTTTTTGTGGGTGAGTAGGAAGATTGTGCTGTGATTCTTGGTTGATTTGTCTTAGGTTTGGAAGTCGAGGGTTTAATTGGGGTGAAATTGGGAAGGTTATTGTGTGTATTAAACAGGCTGAAAATCGTATGTTCTTGCATTCTCTCCCTTTGGCGTCATATAATCTGCAGAAATATGCGAGAAGGAAACTATTAACAAGGGACATCTTATGGTTTCCAATCCCATTTGGCAGAATCGAATCTTTGGGAATGTGCAGGAATCCCGGACGCCCAGAAATGATAATTCGGCGTCCCAAAGGGATTTTGTAGATGCCTAGAAAGAGCTCTCGGGACACGGGACCAGAATCACTAACCTTCGGTCAGGGGATGAGGCGCGTTCAGATCGATGGTAAGGGGCGCATCACTATCCCTGTGCGTTACCGTTCGATTTTCGAGGACGAGTTGCGCGGGGATTGGGTTGTCTATCTGGTTGCGGATAAATCGAGGATAGACGTTCTTCCCAAAGAAAGATACGAGGCCAAGTATCGCCGCTTTATGAGGGAAGACAGTTCGGACCCGGATGACGTGAATGCGAGACGGAGGTTCATGGTTGGGACTGAGATCAAGGGCCTTGACCAGGAGGGGCGGCTGACTCTGTCGAAAGAGATGCAGAAGATTAGCGGGATAGGTTTCCAGGCTGTGCTGCTCTGGATGCGAGGTTGGTTGGAATTATGGTCCGACACTAAGTTCGACGCGTGGCTTTCTACGGCACCTTCAATGGACGATTTCGAGAGAAGAATCTGCGAGTCGGACAGGTCGCGGTCTTCTGCTCCAGAGCGAGCTGCTGCTTTTGGTCAGAGCGAACCAAAGGACGAATCTGACCAGTAGCAGAGGCTGTTGCTTTCATTCTCCGGAGGGGATTAATGAGGGAGCCTTTTGGGGATATTCATTGTCCAGTTCTGGTCGATGAGGTTTTGGAGAACCTCCGGCCTGTAACAGGCAAGGGCATCTTCCTCGATGCAACCGTAGGTTTGGGTGGCCATGCGCAGGCTGTTCTCGAGCGCTTTCCCTCTGCCTCAGTTGTGGGGATTGATATCGACAGCGAAGCACTTGCGCTTTGCAAGAGGCGCCTCGAGCGTTATGGAGAGAGATTCATGGCGATTAGGGGTTCCTACGGGGATTTGGGCGATCTTCTTTCTGAGGCTGGTATCGGGACTGTGGACTCAATTCTGATGGACACCGGGCTCTCTAGTTATGATATTGGGACGGCAGCGCGAGGCTTCAGCTTCATGCTCGATGGCCCGCTCGACATGCGTTACAGCCGCAGCTCGCAGCTCGCATCGGCAAGAGACCTCATCAATCGTGAAAACGTAAGAGAACTTCGCAAGATACTGCGTGATTTTGGCGACGTTCCATTCGCAGGCCGACTGGCCGCCGCTATCGTCGAGGCGCGAGGGAAGACGGCGATCAGGACCACCGGCGAGCTGGCTGCGGTCGTGAGGCGCTCGATTGGGCGCCGGTTGGGGCACGGCAAGGTTGAGAGTTTTCTTGCGAAGGTGTTTCAGGCGTTCCGGATTGCGGTCAACCGCGAGCTGGATGTGCTCGATGCGGGCTTGCAGCAGAGTATTGCCGCGCTTGCCAGCGGGGGTCGCCTGTTGGTGGTCTGCTATGAATCGCTCAGCCACAGGTTGACCAAGCGGGTGTTCCGGGAGCACGAGAGGGGCTACGTTCGCCCGGAGGATGCTGCCATGGGGACGTTCGAGCCAAGTGCGGAGATTCGGATAGTCAACAGGAAGGCGATTGGAGCATCGGCGTCCGAGGTTGCTAGAAACATTCGGAGTCGGAGTGGGGGACTTAGGATTGCGGAGCGTCTTTAGATGAGAGGCGAGGCCAGGTTTAACGATACGATGTTTTATTTATTTACAATCGGCATCCTTCTTGCCAGCGCGCTCTTCTATCTCTGCCAGAGCTTTCGCATCATGAACCTCAAGTGGGAGATATCTGGCCTCAAGTCCCAGTATCAAAGCCTCGCACGTAGCGGGGATGGCTTGAAGGTGAGGCTCGCGGGATTGAACGATCTTCCGGAGTTGGAGAAGAGGGCAATAAGGCTGGGCTTCGTTCATCCCAAGCCCGGTGAGATGCTGATCTTACACAAAGAGGACCTAAACGATGGGGCGACGAGGGTTGCTAGTCATAAACGGTAGTAAGCGTCGCGGGCCGCAAGCGGGGCAGATAGTCCACACTCGGCAGCCAAGGAAGCTCGATTCGCAGGCGTTGCGGATGCTGGCCGTGCTGTTGGTGTTCATTTTGCTTGCGGGTCTTAGTGTGTTCAGACTCCTTTGGATTCAGGTGTTGAAACACGACGATTACATGAGAATCGCCGAGTCGCTTCACACCAGAAGGCTGGCGCTCCCGGCAAAGCGGGGCAAGATACTTGACTGTCGTCTCCGGACGCTTGCGGGGAGCCGGGAGACGCTGTCCTTTTGGGCATACGCACAAGAGTTGACGGATGCCGACAAGAAAATCGCCAGGAGCCGGCTTTCTGGCTTTCCGGGCATTTCAGAAGGAAGTCTGGATGAGGCGTTTGGCGAGAAGGCGCGGTTAGTCTGGCTGCGTCGCTTCTGCGACGAGAATACTGCCCTGCGGCTTGAGAGCCTTCAGGTGCCCGGGGTCGGCTATACAGTTGAGCATAGGCGCTATTACACTTGTGATTGGGTGAGCAACATCGTCGGGTTCGTCAACGCTTTGGGCGATGCCATTGAGGGGGTGGAGCACAAGTTTGACAAGCTGCTGTCGGGCAAACCTGGCACGGTGGTAATAAATCCCTACGTGCGTTTGGAGGGTGCGCCGCTAACACAAGGGGTGTTGGAGCCTCCCGTAAACGGCAATAACATTGTTCTCACGATTGATAGCGCCATCCAATACATTCTCTACAGGCATCTTCGCGAGGCCTGTCAATCATGGAACGCGCCGCTTGCCCTCGGCCTGATTATGGACTCCAAAACGGGCGCGATACTGGGGATGGCGACTTATCCAACTTATTCCTCATCTAATCATAGACAGAGCTATACTGCTCACGACCTCGGCCATATTCCGGCCTATTTGGCCAACCTTTGTGAGCCCGGAGGCCTTTACAAGGCACGCTGCCTCACCGACCTTTTTGAGCCGGGCTCCCTTCTTAAGGTATTCGTGGTCGCTGCAGCGCTGGACATGAACAAGGTGAGGCGCTACGAGACGTTTTTCTGCGAGAACGGTTCGTTCAAGGTGGGGAAGTCGAGGATCTCCGACTGGCATCCATTTGGCGAGCTGACCGTGGAGGATATTCTGGCCGAATCGAGCAACATTGGGATGTCCAAGATCGGGATGCGGCTCACGCCTCGCCTGCTGCATGAGTACTTGATGCGTTTCGGGTTTCTGAACAAGCCGGGAGTGGGCCTGTTCGGAGAACCCGCGCCACGGGTCAAGGCACTGTCCCAGTGGGACGAGGAATACACCTGTTTCGTGTCGTTTGGACAGGGGCTCTCACTGTCGGCAGTTTCCCTTGTGTCGGCCATGTCCGCGATTGCCAATGACGGAATGCTCATGCAGCCCTATTTAGTGGCGGCCGTTCAGGACTCCAGCGGAAACATCGTCTATCAGACTCGTCCGAGAGTTATCAGAAGAGTCATCAGGGCAAGCACGGCGAGGACAGTCGTGAGCATGATGCGCAGGGTCGTAACTGAGGGCTCGGGACACAGGGCAGCTGTTGACGGGGTGTCTGTCTGTGGGAAGACGGGCACTGCACAGGTGTTCGATCATCAGACGGGGCACTATTCGCACGAAGACCTCATCACCTCCTTCATAGGTTTCGCGCCGGCTGAAGACCCGCAAATCGCGCTACTCATAAGCGTCTTCAGCCCGCGACACGCACAGCGAGAGATATGGGGGAGCACTGTTGCTGCCCCCATTTTCTCCGCTGTCGCAAGCCACGTCCTTGCCTACCTTGAGGCCAGAAAGTCGCCGTTTCTTCAGATGGCCAAGGACAAGCGATTGGAGGCAGCATCAAGTTGAGGCTCAGCGAAGTCTTAAGGGCGGTTGTAGTCCGGGCCACGAAGGGCGAGATGAGCCCGGAGGTCAGGGAGCTATGCTCTTCGTCCCAGAGCTCCTCACGTTCCACGGCTTTTTTCGCCGTTAGGGGCTTCACAAAAGACGGACATGACTTCATCCCTGATGTGATCAAAAGGGGCGCCGCAGCAGTTGTGCTTGACAGAGAGGATGTCTTTGAGCGACTCAGCTCGGATGTTTCTGAAGGCTGGCCACCACTCGTTCTCGTTGAAGATGCACGCTCCGCCCTCGCTGTCGCTGCGTCCAACCTGAACGGCAACCCCAGCGAGCACATGAAGCTCGTCGGCATCGTCGGCACAAATGGTAAGACCAGCGTCTCGTACCTTCTGGAGTCGGTCCTCGGAATGCTCGCTGGGGTCGGCGTGATCGGGACGATCAGCTATCGCTACCCTGGCAGCGAAGACATCGCCTCGCTGACAACGCCGGACCCGGTCCGGCTTCAGCAATTGCTGGCGGAGATGCACAAGCGAGGCGTTGAGACCGTCATTCTGGAGACCTCGTCACATGGCCTCGTGCAGGGGCGAGTGGACGGGTGCAGGTTCGCCCTCGGGGTATTCACGAACATCACGTCTGAGCACCTCGACTTTCACGGCACTTTCGAGAACTACCTAGCCGCCAAGCTCAGCTTCTTCGAGCGTCATCTTGATCCGACGAGGACGGCAGAAGCCGCAGCTGTGATAAACCTCGATGACAAGTATTCGGCCCAATTCCTGGCCGCATCGAGGGTGAAGACCAGAACCTACTCGCTCGAAAACGACGCCGCCGACTTCCTTGCCAGGCAAATACGGCTATCTCAGGATGGCACGGACTTCGAGGTCAGAACCCCTGACGCCACGCTTCCCATCAAGACTGCGCTCATCGGGGCACACTCGGTCCAAAACTGCCTCGCCGCGATCGCAGCCTCTGCCGCTCTTGGAGCGAGCTCGGAGCAGATGGTCTCGGGTATCGCGTCGCTCAAGGGAGTCCCAGGACGGTTCGAGAAGGTCTCCTGCGGACAGGATTTTCTCGTGGTGGTAGATTTCGCTCACACGCCAGACGCCATCGCCAAGACGCTCGAAACGGCGCGGCAGCTCGTGCGCGGCCGTATAGTCTCCGTGCTGGGCGCTGGCGGCGACCGCGACGCGGCCAAGCGCGGCCCAATGGGGCAAATGGCGGCGAAGTTGAGCGACGTCTGTGTCATCACCTCCGATAATCCACGGACGGAGGACCCGCTCAAGATCATACAACAGGTCGAGCGAGGCGCGCGGTCCATGGGTTCGGCTAAGGTCGTTGTCGAACCTGACCGGCGTGACGCCATAGGATTTGCTCTCGGCCTAGCGGCCCCGGGAGACGCCGTCCTGATACTTGGCAAGGGGCATGAGACATATCAGATTGTAGGAACCACTCGGCATCCTTTTGATGACCGGACGGTGGCGCGAGAGCTTCTGGAGACGATGAGACACCCCATCAGGACCGGGAGAGCCCGATGACGTCGCCGGTTCAGATACAGCAGCTGGCGAGAATCGTGGGCGGGCAGATGCTGTATCCGCCGCTTCACCCGATCTACGTGACGAGCTTCTCGATCGACACGCGCACCCTCAAGCAGGGGGATGTCTTTGTGGCGATCAAGGGCCC is a genomic window of bacterium containing:
- a CDS encoding type III pantothenate kinase yields the protein MLLVIDVGNTQTVLGLFEGETLSHHWRLATDIRKTKDEYSLLVSSLLASAGLAPGDVDGVGVCSVVPPLSHVFLEMAESLFGVKAMLVGPGVKTGMPILYENPAEVGSDRIANALAAYYETRGPVIIVDFGTATTFCVVSEKGEYLGGSIVPGVGISADALFARTAKLPRVAVTRPATVVGRTTEASIQSGLFFGYLCIVEGMIARIVSEMQFGSKPKVLATGGLAELFAGETETIDVVDPYLTLKGVRIIYEKNAKRPGRIPPKG
- a CDS encoding FRG domain-containing protein — protein: MKEAIRTVTVENIAQFFDAVVSVTHSFEDDRAWWRGHADRQWGLTASLHRDSRAVDERNMTNRFRSRARIRHTSVPDFEDDAGWLYLMRHYRLPTRLLDWTESPLIGLFFAVNEYSDSDGTLWALMAPRLNMSQVNRILFAENDSMVLPVLKAAFTRQKLADSEKTLAILTRHFDLRQMVQRSEFTIHGASQPLNEFDDAGKFLARINIPSSAKEGLKQSLDLLRITEDQLFPDLEHLASELISYKFLPYERPPELSE
- the rsmH gene encoding 16S rRNA (cytosine(1402)-N(4))-methyltransferase RsmH, which gives rise to MREPFGDIHCPVLVDEVLENLRPVTGKGIFLDATVGLGGHAQAVLERFPSASVVGIDIDSEALALCKRRLERYGERFMAIRGSYGDLGDLLSEAGIGTVDSILMDTGLSSYDIGTAARGFSFMLDGPLDMRYSRSSQLASARDLINRENVRELRKILRDFGDVPFAGRLAAAIVEARGKTAIRTTGELAAVVRRSIGRRLGHGKVESFLAKVFQAFRIAVNRELDVLDAGLQQSIAALASGGRLLVVCYESLSHRLTKRVFREHERGYVRPEDAAMGTFEPSAEIRIVNRKAIGASASEVARNIRSRSGGLRIAERL
- a CDS encoding penicillin-binding protein 2; this translates as MGRRGLLVINGSKRRGPQAGQIVHTRQPRKLDSQALRMLAVLLVFILLAGLSVFRLLWIQVLKHDDYMRIAESLHTRRLALPAKRGKILDCRLRTLAGSRETLSFWAYAQELTDADKKIARSRLSGFPGISEGSLDEAFGEKARLVWLRRFCDENTALRLESLQVPGVGYTVEHRRYYTCDWVSNIVGFVNALGDAIEGVEHKFDKLLSGKPGTVVINPYVRLEGAPLTQGVLEPPVNGNNIVLTIDSAIQYILYRHLREACQSWNAPLALGLIMDSKTGAILGMATYPTYSSSNHRQSYTAHDLGHIPAYLANLCEPGGLYKARCLTDLFEPGSLLKVFVVAAALDMNKVRRYETFFCENGSFKVGKSRISDWHPFGELTVEDILAESSNIGMSKIGMRLTPRLLHEYLMRFGFLNKPGVGLFGEPAPRVKALSQWDEEYTCFVSFGQGLSLSAVSLVSAMSAIANDGMLMQPYLVAAVQDSSGNIVYQTRPRVIRRVIRASTARTVVSMMRRVVTEGSGHRAAVDGVSVCGKTGTAQVFDHQTGHYSHEDLITSFIGFAPAEDPQIALLISVFSPRHAQREIWGSTVAAPIFSAVASHVLAYLEARKSPFLQMAKDKRLEAASS
- a CDS encoding UDP-N-acetylmuramoyl-L-alanyl-D-glutamate--2,6-diaminopimelate ligase yields the protein MRLSEVLRAVVVRATKGEMSPEVRELCSSSQSSSRSTAFFAVRGFTKDGHDFIPDVIKRGAAAVVLDREDVFERLSSDVSEGWPPLVLVEDARSALAVAASNLNGNPSEHMKLVGIVGTNGKTSVSYLLESVLGMLAGVGVIGTISYRYPGSEDIASLTTPDPVRLQQLLAEMHKRGVETVILETSSHGLVQGRVDGCRFALGVFTNITSEHLDFHGTFENYLAAKLSFFERHLDPTRTAEAAAVINLDDKYSAQFLAASRVKTRTYSLENDAADFLARQIRLSQDGTDFEVRTPDATLPIKTALIGAHSVQNCLAAIAASAALGASSEQMVSGIASLKGVPGRFEKVSCGQDFLVVVDFAHTPDAIAKTLETARQLVRGRIVSVLGAGGDRDAAKRGPMGQMAAKLSDVCVITSDNPRTEDPLKIIQQVERGARSMGSAKVVVEPDRRDAIGFALGLAAPGDAVLILGKGHETYQIVGTTRHPFDDRTVARELLETMRHPIRTGRAR